The following coding sequences lie in one Mycobacterium sp. Z3061 genomic window:
- a CDS encoding PAS and ANTAR domain-containing protein: MNWDLDGQTAAVEEALAGGAPQRVGSFRFYFADQRWEWSEQVERMHGYEPGSVTPTTDLVLSHKHPDDRGQVAATINDILHTHKAFSTRHRIIDTGGRVHHVVVVGDRIVDDHGAVIGTHGFYVDVSATPDQDAVTERLAEIAENRAGIEQAKGMLMLVYDIDGDAAFKLLKWLSQESNVKLRPLAEQITEDFRAVRHAVAAQPEFDQLLLTAHTRVNGR; the protein is encoded by the coding sequence ATGAACTGGGATCTCGACGGCCAGACGGCCGCCGTCGAAGAAGCCCTGGCCGGCGGTGCTCCGCAGCGGGTGGGATCGTTCCGGTTCTATTTCGCCGATCAGCGTTGGGAGTGGTCTGAGCAGGTCGAGCGGATGCACGGGTATGAACCCGGGAGCGTCACACCGACCACCGACCTGGTGCTGTCGCACAAGCATCCCGATGACCGCGGTCAGGTGGCCGCAACCATCAACGACATCCTGCACACCCACAAGGCCTTCAGCACTCGTCACCGCATCATCGACACCGGTGGGCGGGTGCACCACGTGGTGGTGGTCGGCGACCGCATCGTCGATGATCACGGAGCCGTGATCGGGACGCACGGCTTCTACGTGGATGTGTCGGCCACACCCGATCAGGATGCGGTCACCGAACGTCTGGCCGAGATCGCCGAAAACCGCGCCGGGATCGAACAGGCCAAAGGCATGCTGATGCTGGTTTACGACATCGACGGCGACGCCGCCTTCAAGCTTTTGAAGTGGTTGTCCCAGGAGTCCAATGTCAAGCTGCGGCCACTGGCCGAACAGATAACCGAGGATTTCCGCGCCGTGCGGCATGCCGTTGCCGCGCAGCCGGAGTTCGACCAGTTATTGCTGACGGCGCATACCCGGGTGAATGGGCGCTAG
- a CDS encoding universal stress protein, translated as MTSAATGADKSLGILVGVDGSPASNAAVVWAARDAEMKHLPLTVAHVVNSDVATWPPMPFPETWAVWQEDEGRKVVAEAVKIAEEAVLTDRKLTIKTELVHSTPVSAMIEMSKDAAILVLGSAGRGAVARLLLGSVSASVVRHADCPVAIVHDEDPLMPHPLRAPVLLGIDGSPASEAATAVAFDEASRRGVELIALHAWSDLEVVELPGLDWDKVKAEAEITLAERLAGWQETYPDVKVCRVVVCDRPARQLVTRSESAQLVVVGSHGRGALSGVLLGSVSNAIVHSARMPVIVARA; from the coding sequence ATGACTTCAGCAGCAACAGGAGCCGACAAGAGCCTGGGCATTCTTGTCGGTGTGGACGGATCACCCGCCTCCAACGCTGCCGTCGTCTGGGCGGCCCGGGACGCCGAAATGAAGCACCTCCCACTGACGGTCGCTCACGTGGTGAATTCGGACGTGGCTACCTGGCCACCGATGCCGTTCCCGGAGACCTGGGCGGTATGGCAGGAAGACGAGGGACGCAAGGTCGTCGCCGAGGCGGTGAAGATCGCCGAGGAGGCGGTGTTGACCGACCGCAAACTGACCATCAAGACCGAGCTGGTGCATTCCACTCCGGTGTCCGCGATGATCGAGATGTCCAAGGACGCAGCCATTCTGGTGCTGGGATCAGCCGGTAGGGGAGCGGTGGCGCGGCTGCTGCTCGGGTCCGTCAGTGCCAGCGTGGTACGGCACGCGGACTGCCCGGTGGCAATCGTCCACGACGAGGACCCGTTGATGCCCCACCCGTTACGGGCTCCCGTGCTGCTGGGCATCGACGGTTCACCGGCGTCCGAGGCGGCCACGGCGGTGGCGTTCGACGAGGCTTCGCGCCGAGGTGTGGAGCTCATCGCACTGCACGCGTGGAGCGACCTGGAAGTTGTTGAGCTACCCGGTTTGGACTGGGACAAGGTGAAGGCGGAAGCCGAAATTACCCTCGCCGAGCGCCTGGCGGGTTGGCAGGAGACCTATCCCGACGTCAAGGTCTGCCGCGTGGTGGTCTGTGACCGCCCGGCACGCCAGCTCGTGACGCGCTCCGAGTCCGCGCAGCTCGTCGTGGTGGGCAGCCACGGTCGGGGCGCTCTGTCCGGCGTGCTGCTCGGCTCGGTCAGCAACGCGATCGTCCACTCGGCCCGGATGCCGGTGATCGTCGCGCGCGCCTAG
- the fdxA gene encoding ferredoxin, which produces MTYVIGKECLDLAEKSCVQECPVDCIYEGDRTMYINPEECVDCGACKPACRVDAIHWEGDLPEDELQFLDENAAFFQQILPGRDAPLGTPGGASALGRIGVDTPLIAAMPANCS; this is translated from the coding sequence ATGACCTATGTGATCGGCAAGGAATGCCTGGACCTGGCTGAAAAGTCATGCGTGCAGGAATGCCCCGTTGACTGCATTTATGAGGGCGACCGAACGATGTACATCAACCCGGAAGAGTGCGTCGACTGCGGCGCATGCAAACCGGCATGTCGCGTTGACGCCATTCACTGGGAAGGCGATCTCCCGGAGGATGAACTGCAGTTCCTCGACGAGAATGCCGCCTTCTTCCAGCAGATTCTCCCGGGCCGGGACGCTCCGCTGGGAACGCCGGGCGGCGCAAGCGCTCTCGGGCGAATCGGCGTCGACACCCCGCTGATCGCGGCAATGCCGGCGAACTGCTCCTGA
- a CDS encoding universal stress protein: MSAEPTKYGILVAVDGSEESDAAITWATHEAALHRVPLTLLHVVAPIVVGWPVGQLYKDMPDWQQDIAGSVLAHARKTASESAEGSEAPEVRTELAYANAVSTLIEASKQAQLVVVGSQGIGALGRLLLGSVSSALVQHAHCPVAVIRSGEDAVPDAGKAVVVGIDGSPASEAATAWAFDEASRRGVDLIALHAWSDVGVFPVLGMDWQDRENQGEEVLAERLAGWQEQYPDVHVQRSLVCDTPAKWLLEASDQAQLVVVGSRGRGGFPGMLLGSVSSAVVHSATVPVIVVRS; encoded by the coding sequence ATGTCAGCGGAACCAACAAAATACGGAATCCTGGTGGCGGTCGACGGCTCGGAGGAATCTGATGCGGCGATAACCTGGGCAACCCACGAGGCCGCTCTGCACCGGGTGCCGCTCACCCTGCTGCATGTGGTCGCCCCGATCGTGGTCGGCTGGCCGGTCGGGCAACTGTACAAAGACATGCCGGACTGGCAGCAAGACATCGCGGGCAGCGTCCTTGCGCACGCCCGCAAGACGGCGTCGGAAAGTGCCGAGGGATCCGAAGCACCCGAGGTGCGCACCGAATTGGCTTATGCCAACGCGGTTTCCACACTCATCGAAGCGTCGAAGCAGGCGCAGCTGGTGGTGGTGGGAAGCCAGGGGATCGGCGCGTTGGGCCGCCTACTGTTGGGCTCGGTCAGCTCGGCACTCGTCCAGCACGCCCATTGCCCGGTAGCCGTCATCCGTTCGGGAGAGGACGCCGTCCCCGACGCCGGTAAAGCGGTGGTCGTAGGTATCGACGGGTCACCCGCATCGGAAGCCGCTACGGCCTGGGCGTTCGACGAGGCCTCGCGGCGAGGTGTCGACCTCATCGCGTTGCATGCCTGGAGTGACGTCGGAGTGTTTCCGGTACTCGGGATGGATTGGCAGGACCGGGAAAACCAGGGTGAAGAGGTGCTCGCTGAACGCCTGGCCGGTTGGCAGGAGCAGTACCCGGACGTGCACGTGCAGCGGTCGCTGGTGTGTGACACTCCCGCGAAATGGCTACTCGAGGCGTCCGATCAGGCGCAATTGGTGGTCGTCGGAAGTCGGGGTCGCGGGGGATTCCCCGGCATGCTGCTGGGTTCGGTCAGTTCTGCGGTGGTCCATTCGGCCACCGTGCCGGTGATCGTGGTTCGTTCGTAG
- a CDS encoding DUF222 domain-containing protein, producing the protein MFDDVAQADDAAVVAFVAAATRDEATAAARRFSAIAELVVRHAVGATDRGRWSCDNWDAIAAQVAAALNISHNLASHQMYQAVALRQRLPAVSALFAQGRLSLRLVATIIWHTELIQDPAVMRVVDALLANDALRYGALSQPKTARAIDALIERYDPAAVRRARAGARSRDVVITPAEDGSGTAQLWGTLLGTDAAVLDRRLSEMARRVCNADPRTTAQRRADALGALAAGGTHLACQCPDPGCAARVPDARASAVVIYVIAEPATVNAPLDNCLNGEEPRRVDPADPLREMPDPDPPAICLPPAQILGGHTIPAAQLAALIAAGSRTADLDYCPEPTPGYRPSAALARFIRARDMTCRFPGCDCPADFCDIDHAIAYPFGPTHRANLRCLCRKHHLLKTFWGGLRGWRDRQLPDGTIIWTAPTGHTYTTRPGSRLLYPTLSGPDVALPAGPTPPQCQSRTLMMPTRTRTRAQARQTRINAERAHNLAELATPETTAQAPQPRRTPSPEDPPPF; encoded by the coding sequence ATGTTCGACGATGTGGCTCAGGCTGACGACGCCGCGGTGGTGGCGTTCGTGGCTGCGGCCACCCGCGATGAGGCTACGGCCGCAGCACGCCGGTTTTCCGCGATCGCCGAACTGGTCGTTCGCCACGCGGTGGGCGCCACCGACCGCGGACGCTGGTCGTGCGACAACTGGGACGCCATCGCCGCTCAGGTCGCGGCGGCGCTGAATATCAGCCACAACCTGGCGTCGCATCAGATGTATCAGGCGGTGGCCCTGCGCCAGCGCCTTCCCGCGGTTTCAGCTCTGTTCGCCCAGGGCAGGCTGAGTTTGCGGCTGGTCGCCACGATCATCTGGCACACCGAGTTGATCCAAGACCCCGCCGTCATGCGGGTGGTCGACGCCCTGCTGGCCAACGACGCCCTTCGCTATGGGGCGCTGTCGCAGCCCAAAACCGCCCGCGCCATCGATGCCCTGATCGAGCGCTACGACCCCGCCGCGGTGCGGCGTGCCCGGGCCGGCGCACGTTCCCGCGACGTGGTGATCACCCCCGCCGAAGACGGCTCGGGCACCGCCCAGTTGTGGGGCACTTTGCTGGGCACCGATGCCGCGGTGCTCGATCGCCGGCTTTCGGAGATGGCGCGCCGGGTATGTAACGCAGATCCGCGGACGACGGCTCAGCGCCGCGCCGACGCCCTGGGTGCCCTGGCTGCCGGCGGGACTCACCTGGCCTGCCAATGCCCGGACCCCGGCTGCGCCGCGCGGGTCCCTGATGCTCGTGCCAGTGCGGTGGTTATCTACGTGATCGCCGAGCCCGCCACCGTCAACGCCCCCCTGGATAACTGCCTCAACGGGGAAGAACCCCGGCGGGTGGACCCCGCCGACCCGCTGCGCGAAATGCCCGACCCCGACCCGCCCGCGATCTGCCTGCCCCCTGCCCAGATCCTGGGCGGACACACCATCCCCGCCGCCCAATTGGCCGCGCTCATCGCCGCTGGATCCCGCACTGCCGACCTCGACTACTGCCCCGAGCCCACCCCGGGTTACCGGCCCAGCGCGGCGCTGGCCCGCTTCATCCGCGCCCGCGACATGACCTGCCGCTTCCCGGGATGCGATTGCCCCGCCGACTTCTGCGACATCGATCACGCGATCGCCTACCCGTTCGGGCCCACCCACCGGGCCAACCTGCGCTGCCTATGTCGAAAACACCACCTGCTCAAAACATTCTGGGGCGGCCTCCGCGGCTGGCGTGACCGCCAACTACCTGACGGCACCATCATCTGGACGGCGCCCACCGGCCATACCTACACCACTCGCCCCGGCAGCCGACTGCTCTATCCCACCCTCAGCGGACCCGACGTAGCTCTGCCGGCCGGCCCCACACCACCGCAGTGTCAATCCCGCACTCTGATGATGCCTACCCGCACCCGCACCCGCGCCCAAGCTCGCCAAACCCGCATCAACGCCGAACGTGCCCACAACCTCGCAGAACTCGCCACGCCCGAAACGACCGCCCAGGCCCCCCAGCCTCGGCGCACACCCTCACCCGAAGACCCGCCGCCCTTCTAG
- a CDS encoding excalibur calcium-binding domain-containing protein encodes MTTRIFPAAVAALGVLGAGFGVTVGAPTAQADPPYANCKAAAADGRYNIPRGDPAYAPKLDRDGDGIACESK; translated from the coding sequence ATGACGACTCGCATTTTCCCGGCCGCCGTGGCCGCTCTGGGTGTGCTCGGGGCCGGCTTCGGCGTGACCGTCGGCGCGCCCACGGCCCAGGCGGACCCGCCTTATGCGAACTGCAAAGCGGCGGCCGCCGATGGGCGTTACAACATTCCTCGGGGGGACCCGGCATATGCGCCCAAGCTGGACCGTGACGGTGACGGAATCGCCTGCGAGTCAAAGTAA
- a CDS encoding RNA polymerase sigma factor, which produces MRLTPLASFEGAEPERLVGGVPLAALVRDYHRPMVNFARTMVNSPALAEEAVQEAWVQVLKSSAAFEGRSSVATWLFGIVKNTASRHRSRESRIREHEVLSTGDADPLAGRMHPPGHPDAGHWSVPPSQRFLPEDHTVASELVGYVRAALDALPARQRQLIILRDLIGMSSEEASEVLELSPDAQRALLYRARGNLRNQLERRYRQ; this is translated from the coding sequence ATGCGCTTGACGCCATTGGCGTCGTTCGAGGGTGCGGAGCCCGAGCGCCTGGTTGGTGGGGTTCCGTTGGCCGCGCTGGTTCGCGACTACCACCGGCCGATGGTGAATTTCGCTCGCACGATGGTGAATTCACCGGCGCTGGCCGAGGAGGCAGTACAGGAGGCGTGGGTACAGGTGCTCAAGTCCTCCGCGGCCTTCGAGGGTCGATCCTCGGTGGCGACCTGGCTGTTCGGGATCGTCAAGAACACCGCCTCGCGCCACCGGAGCCGCGAGTCGCGGATTCGCGAACACGAAGTGTTGTCCACCGGGGACGCCGACCCGCTGGCAGGACGGATGCATCCGCCCGGCCACCCGGATGCCGGGCACTGGAGTGTGCCGCCGTCGCAGCGATTCCTCCCGGAAGACCACACCGTGGCAAGCGAATTGGTGGGCTACGTGCGCGCCGCACTGGACGCGCTACCGGCACGGCAGCGACAACTGATCATCCTGCGCGATCTCATCGGCATGTCTTCGGAAGAAGCCTCGGAGGTTCTGGAACTCTCCCCGGACGCACAGCGGGCGTTGTTGTACCGCGCCCGGGGAAACCTGCGAAATCAATTGGAAAGGCGGTATCGACAATGA
- a CDS encoding acyl-CoA dehydrogenase family protein, whose product MTTTTDAVIGLLDSELITDIRAHAGALDRGEATARRSFPGLGAAGLLGVGAPGNADGRLAEMADVIRLISGECMSTGFAVWANRMALEYLLTAATPFSLAAADPLAAGTSLGVTGMAAAFKTLAGCGQLELTASPAPGGYKIGGPIRWASNLYDDSLLVTAAATEDGAKVIVALPLSSPGITVGDHFKLLAMDSTASSYLELKDVFVPDGQVLSTDFEGFLGAVRPTFLVLQSAMCVGLAETTVKQARTGLSGVNSVFAAEVDDIAERLVWAQTTLARLAGAVGGQQPPGKKELLSLRLTAAEIASASAALEVRTAGGKGYASRTPASRRYREAAFIPVQSPSEAQLRWELGGCA is encoded by the coding sequence ATGACCACGACGACCGATGCCGTGATCGGCTTGCTCGATTCGGAGCTGATAACAGATATTCGTGCCCACGCCGGTGCCCTGGACCGCGGCGAGGCCACGGCCCGCCGCAGCTTTCCCGGTCTGGGGGCCGCGGGTTTGTTGGGTGTCGGTGCCCCCGGCAATGCAGACGGCCGGCTCGCCGAGATGGCTGACGTGATCAGGCTGATTTCCGGGGAGTGCATGAGCACCGGCTTCGCGGTCTGGGCGAATCGTATGGCTTTGGAGTATCTGCTTACTGCCGCAACACCTTTCAGTCTCGCAGCGGCGGACCCGCTAGCGGCCGGGACGTCGTTGGGGGTGACCGGGATGGCGGCCGCCTTCAAAACGTTGGCCGGTTGCGGTCAATTGGAATTGACCGCTTCCCCGGCACCGGGCGGCTACAAGATCGGCGGTCCGATCCGCTGGGCATCCAACCTGTACGACGATTCGTTGCTGGTCACTGCGGCCGCTACCGAAGACGGCGCGAAGGTGATCGTGGCACTGCCCTTGAGTAGCCCCGGGATCACGGTGGGTGATCACTTCAAATTGTTGGCGATGGACAGCACGGCTTCGTCCTATTTGGAATTGAAGGACGTTTTCGTCCCCGACGGGCAGGTGTTGTCCACCGACTTCGAAGGCTTTCTCGGTGCGGTCCGGCCCACTTTCCTTGTGTTGCAATCGGCCATGTGCGTCGGCCTGGCCGAGACGACTGTGAAGCAGGCCAGGACCGGACTCTCCGGTGTGAACTCGGTTTTCGCTGCTGAGGTCGACGACATCGCGGAGAGGCTGGTCTGGGCGCAAACCACGTTGGCGCGTCTGGCCGGCGCGGTCGGGGGACAGCAACCGCCCGGTAAGAAGGAGTTGCTGTCGCTGCGGCTGACTGCGGCCGAGATCGCCAGCGCCAGCGCCGCATTGGAAGTTCGCACTGCCGGCGGCAAGGGATACGCGAGCAGGACGCCAGCCAGCCGTCGCTACCGTGAGGCGGCGTTCATCCCGGTGCAGTCGCCGTCGGAAGCCCAATTGCGTTGGGAATTAGGCGGATGCGCTTGA
- a CDS encoding OsmC family protein — MTDALVIDAQGLDRLSCNAKADPATGKKTLKAKTVCESGFRNMTYVRDLAPMLVGEPPALLGDDSAPNPSETCLAALGSCISVGLLANATHRGVTLTKIEVEMEGDIDISAVWGVGDTPDGKVLGFTAVRCKVALAGDADDATLKEIHDNAVAWSPVVNTFTRPVTVDSALSIG, encoded by the coding sequence ATGACCGACGCGCTCGTCATCGACGCTCAGGGGCTGGACCGGCTGTCTTGTAACGCCAAGGCCGACCCCGCCACCGGCAAGAAGACCCTCAAGGCCAAGACCGTGTGTGAGTCCGGCTTCCGCAACATGACCTATGTGCGCGATCTTGCCCCGATGCTGGTCGGCGAGCCGCCGGCGCTGCTGGGTGACGACTCGGCGCCCAACCCTTCGGAGACCTGCCTGGCCGCCCTGGGATCGTGCATCTCGGTCGGCTTGCTGGCCAACGCCACCCATCGCGGCGTGACCCTGACGAAGATCGAGGTCGAGATGGAAGGCGACATCGACATCTCGGCGGTGTGGGGCGTGGGCGACACCCCGGACGGAAAGGTCCTCGGTTTCACCGCTGTGCGGTGCAAGGTGGCTCTGGCCGGTGACGCCGACGACGCGACGCTGAAAGAAATCCACGACAACGCTGTCGCATGGTCGCCGGTGGTTAATACATTCACGCGTCCTGTAACTGTCGACTCCGCACTGTCGATCGGCTAG
- a CDS encoding DUF3097 domain-containing protein — protein MVDRYGTDVLAGGGRRKPRSVEHPVELGMVVEDAQTGYVGAVVRVEYGRVELEDRHGKTRPFPLGPGYLIDGQPVILTPPRRSGPAAPARTASGSVAVPGARARVARAGRIYVEGRHDAELIAQVWGDDLKIEGVVVEHLGGVDDLVGIVAEFRPGPGCRLGVLVDHLVPGSKESRIAAAVRQGPGGADTLVVGHPYVDIWQAVKPQRLGLQAWPTVPRQVEWKHGICAALGWPHANQTDIATAWRRIRSKVRDWNDLEPALIGRVEELIDFVTQPCD, from the coding sequence GTGGTTGATCGCTATGGAACCGATGTCCTGGCCGGCGGCGGGCGGCGCAAGCCTCGTTCGGTAGAGCACCCGGTAGAGCTGGGGATGGTCGTCGAGGACGCGCAGACCGGTTACGTGGGCGCGGTGGTCCGGGTCGAATATGGGCGCGTCGAGCTGGAGGACCGGCACGGCAAGACCCGTCCGTTCCCGTTGGGACCCGGCTATCTGATCGACGGTCAGCCGGTGATCCTCACCCCACCGCGCCGATCGGGGCCTGCTGCCCCGGCACGCACGGCGTCGGGATCGGTCGCCGTGCCCGGCGCCCGGGCCAGGGTCGCCCGCGCCGGGCGGATCTATGTGGAAGGCCGCCACGACGCCGAGCTGATCGCCCAGGTCTGGGGCGACGACCTGAAGATCGAGGGCGTCGTGGTCGAGCATCTGGGCGGCGTCGACGATCTGGTAGGGATCGTCGCCGAGTTCCGGCCCGGACCGGGATGCCGGCTCGGGGTGTTGGTCGACCACCTGGTGCCCGGATCGAAAGAATCGCGCATCGCCGCAGCGGTGCGACAGGGACCTGGGGGAGCGGACACCCTGGTCGTCGGGCATCCCTACGTCGACATCTGGCAGGCGGTCAAGCCGCAGCGACTCGGCCTGCAAGCCTGGCCGACGGTCCCCCGGCAGGTCGAATGGAAGCACGGCATCTGCGCTGCTCTTGGCTGGCCGCACGCCAACCAGACCGACATCGCCACGGCGTGGCGCCGGATCCGGTCGAAGGTACGCGACTGGAACGACCTGGAACCCGCGCTGATCGGCAGAGTGGAGGAACTGATCGACTTCGTCACTCAACCGTGTGACTGA
- a CDS encoding sn-glycerol-3-phosphate ABC transporter ATP-binding protein UgpC, translating into MASVSFERATRRYAGSDRAALDSLDLVVGDGEFMVLVGPSGCGKTTSLRMLAGLETLDSGRIRIGDRDVTNLDPKDRDVAMVFQNYALYPHMTVAQNMGFALKVAKTPKTDIRERVLAAARMLDLEQYLERKPKDLSGGQRQRVAMGRAIVRRPQVFLMDEPLSNLDAKLRVQTRNQIAALQRQLGTTTVYVTHDQVEAMTMGDRVAVLRDGLLQQCATPRELYRNPGNVFVAGFIGSPAMNLFTLPVVDSAVSLGDWDIPVPREIAGTAAEIVVGVRPEHFELGGGVGVEMEVDVVEELGADAYLYGRITGADTVISKPIIARTGGQDPPGKGSRVHLHPQPGHLHFFSVDGHRIS; encoded by the coding sequence ATGGCTTCGGTGAGTTTCGAGCGGGCGACCCGGCGCTACGCGGGCAGCGACCGGGCCGCCCTGGACAGCCTGGATCTCGTGGTCGGCGACGGCGAGTTCATGGTCCTGGTAGGGCCGTCCGGGTGCGGCAAGACGACGTCGCTGCGGATGCTGGCGGGTTTGGAAACGCTGGACTCCGGGCGCATCCGGATCGGCGATCGCGATGTCACCAACCTCGATCCCAAGGATCGCGACGTCGCGATGGTCTTCCAGAACTATGCCCTGTACCCGCACATGACGGTGGCGCAGAACATGGGCTTCGCGCTGAAAGTGGCCAAGACACCGAAAACCGATATCCGCGAACGGGTGTTGGCGGCGGCGCGCATGCTCGATCTGGAGCAGTACCTCGAACGCAAGCCCAAAGATCTCTCCGGTGGGCAACGACAGCGGGTGGCGATGGGTCGGGCGATCGTGCGTCGCCCGCAGGTCTTCCTGATGGACGAACCCCTGTCCAACCTGGATGCCAAACTGCGCGTGCAGACCCGCAACCAGATAGCGGCACTGCAGCGCCAACTGGGCACCACCACGGTCTACGTCACCCACGATCAGGTCGAGGCGATGACCATGGGGGACCGTGTCGCGGTGCTGCGCGACGGACTGCTGCAACAGTGTGCGACGCCACGGGAGCTCTACCGCAACCCCGGCAACGTGTTCGTCGCGGGATTCATCGGATCGCCGGCCATGAACCTGTTCACCCTTCCAGTCGTCGATTCCGCTGTCTCGCTGGGCGATTGGGATATCCCGGTGCCACGTGAGATCGCCGGTACGGCTGCGGAAATCGTCGTCGGAGTCCGCCCCGAACACTTCGAACTGGGCGGCGGCGTCGGCGTCGAGATGGAGGTCGACGTCGTCGAGGAGTTGGGCGCCGACGCCTACCTGTACGGCCGGATCACCGGGGCCGACACGGTGATCAGCAAGCCCATCATCGCCCGGACCGGCGGTCAGGACCCGCCCGGGAAGGGCAGCCGGGTGCACCTGCATCCGCAGCCTGGGCACCTGCATTTCTTCAGTGTCGATGGCCACCGAATATCCTGA
- a CDS encoding carbohydrate ABC transporter permease, which yields MVSAKRAVFRAAASYAALVFVAWCALFPILWAISGSLKKEGEISEPRLLPSNPRWSNYTTVFDLMPFWRMFFNTVLYAGCVTAGQVMFCSLAGYAFARLDFRGRDTLFLLYLGTLMVPLTVTVIPQFIVMRTVGWVDTPWAMIVPGLFGSAFGTYLMRQFFRTLPTDLEEAAILDGCSPWQIYWRILLPHARPAVMVLAVLTWVSVWNDFLWPLLMIQRNSLATLTLGLVRLRGEYVARWPVLMATSILILLPLVIIYAFAQRSFVRGIAVTGMGG from the coding sequence GTGGTCTCGGCTAAGCGCGCCGTCTTCCGCGCCGCCGCGTCCTACGCGGCGCTGGTCTTCGTCGCCTGGTGCGCGTTGTTCCCCATCCTGTGGGCGATCTCCGGATCGCTGAAGAAGGAGGGCGAGATCAGCGAACCGCGGTTGTTGCCGTCGAATCCCCGATGGTCCAACTACACCACCGTGTTCGACCTCATGCCGTTCTGGCGGATGTTCTTCAACACCGTGCTGTATGCCGGATGCGTCACGGCCGGCCAGGTGATGTTCTGCTCTCTGGCCGGATATGCGTTCGCGCGCTTGGATTTTCGTGGCCGCGATACTTTGTTCCTGTTGTATCTGGGCACCTTGATGGTGCCCCTGACGGTGACGGTGATCCCGCAGTTCATCGTGATGCGGACCGTGGGATGGGTGGATACGCCCTGGGCTATGATCGTGCCGGGTTTGTTCGGCAGCGCGTTCGGCACCTACCTGATGCGGCAGTTCTTCCGCACCCTGCCGACCGATCTCGAGGAGGCGGCGATTCTCGACGGATGCTCGCCTTGGCAGATCTACTGGCGCATTCTGCTGCCGCACGCCAGGCCAGCGGTGATGGTGCTCGCCGTGCTGACCTGGGTCAGCGTGTGGAACGATTTCCTGTGGCCGCTGTTGATGATCCAGCGCAACAGCCTGGCCACCCTGACGCTGGGTCTGGTCCGGTTGCGCGGCGAGTACGTCGCCCGCTGGCCTGTGCTGATGGCGACCTCGATCCTGATCCTGCTGCCGCTGGTCATCATCTATGCCTTCGCCCAGCGGTCCTTTGTCCGCGGCATCGCCGTGACGGGGATGGGCGGTTAG
- a CDS encoding sugar ABC transporter permease: MSAVSAPAPSPTRPWRRRAWAGRLFVAPNLAAVLLFMLFPLGFSLYMSVQKWDVFTPAKFVGLANFNQLFTSDPLFLIAMRNTVIYTVGTVLPTVLISLGVAGVLNRKVKGIGVFRTIVFLPLAISSVVMAVVWQFVFNTDNGLLNIMLGWVGIGPIPWLVEPHWAMVSLCMVSVWRSVPFATVILLAAMQGIPETVYEAARIDGAGEIRQFMSITVPLVRSAMSFVVVISIIHAFQSFDLVYVLTGANGGPETGTYVLGIMLFQHAFSFLEFGYASALAWVMFAILLVLTVLQLRITRRRTWESSRGLG, encoded by the coding sequence ATGAGCGCAGTATCCGCACCCGCCCCGTCCCCGACCCGCCCGTGGCGCCGACGAGCCTGGGCCGGAAGGCTTTTCGTCGCACCGAACCTGGCCGCGGTATTGCTGTTCATGCTGTTCCCGCTGGGCTTTTCGCTCTACATGAGCGTGCAGAAATGGGACGTGTTCACCCCGGCCAAGTTCGTCGGTCTGGCCAATTTCAATCAGCTGTTCACCTCCGACCCGCTGTTTCTGATCGCCATGCGCAACACGGTGATCTACACGGTCGGAACCGTGCTGCCCACCGTGTTGATCAGCCTCGGCGTAGCCGGTGTGCTCAACCGGAAAGTGAAGGGGATCGGCGTCTTCAGGACGATCGTGTTCCTGCCGCTGGCGATTTCGTCGGTCGTGATGGCGGTGGTGTGGCAATTCGTGTTCAACACCGACAACGGGTTGCTCAACATCATGCTCGGCTGGGTCGGAATCGGCCCGATACCGTGGCTGGTCGAACCCCATTGGGCCATGGTGTCGTTGTGCATGGTCAGCGTGTGGCGCAGCGTCCCGTTCGCCACGGTGATCCTGCTGGCGGCGATGCAGGGCATCCCGGAAACGGTGTACGAGGCCGCCCGAATCGACGGTGCGGGCGAGATCCGGCAGTTCATGTCCATCACGGTGCCGCTGGTCCGTAGTGCGATGTCGTTCGTGGTGGTCATCTCGATCATCCACGCGTTCCAGTCTTTCGACCTCGTCTACGTGCTGACCGGCGCCAACGGCGGACCTGAAACCGGCACCTACGTATTGGGCATCATGCTGTTTCAGCACGCCTTCTCGTTCCTGGAATTCGGTTATGCCTCCGCGCTGGCGTGGGTGATGTTCGCCATTCTGCTGGTGCTGACGGTGCTGCAGCTACGTATCACCCGCCGCCGTACCTGGGAGTCCTCCCGTGGTCTCGGCTAA